Genomic window (Ananas comosus cultivar F153 linkage group 16, ASM154086v1, whole genome shotgun sequence):
ACTTACACTACATTAGTACTTTGTTAAAAACAGCTTCACTTTCTTTTTTCACACCGCCGTAGTATATACAAATCAAAGAAGATTTTGCTAACAAAAAGTGTTATTTTAGAGTAATTACTTTGTGGTTTTCCATTCTACTGTTTTAGTATAAGCTTTGAtcacaagaaaaaagaaaagaattttatGCTCCAATGCGATTTTCCAGTATATgttgcttttgaatttttttagttttctctcccctttttttgTGTACTTTGAAACTTTTTCAATGTGTGGAGGTCCTGGCATTATTTTCTACCCTATCTATTTCTTTGTGCTGGAGTATTCTTTTAGTTGTTGGTTATTTGACTATTACTTCACTGTTTGAGAATTTCTTGCCTTTCTCCATAATTTGATTGATACTTTTTTGTGGCTGGGTATTAAACGATCATAATTTGcctatttctaaaagaaatttttttcgtCGCGCCTTAAGCTCCCTTCTTATAACTATCGCTTCATATATTTAACTAAACCTCACTGTCTATTACTTCATTTTCTTACTACCTAAGAGTTTTTTTcagttattttgaaagattgaataataAGGTTCTCACACGATGTTGGTGATGCCAATGTGTGCATTCTTGATTTTTCTTTGATTTGCTCTTTAAGTTTCATATGGATGGATACTTTTTTCTATGcctttttgatattattttatttattattgatctTCTGttgttaaattttgatttaaaaaatatttattttcttcatcAATGATGCAAATCAGTATTTGACCGTATACTCTATtgtttgtattttcttttttttcctgaaattCATGTTCCTCATTTGATAGTTACAGGAttgctttttatatatttgatgaATTGTTATTGCAAGCTTTCTTCTCTAGACTATCGTCAATAAtacatgatgataaaaaaaaaaattgcttcaaCATTAATATCTATCCGCTGCATCGTGCTGGTACTAAACTAGTATGTACTTATTGCCGTAGTCTTTACCATCTAAGCTTCCTTATCCCTAAATACGTAATGCAGGGCTAGAGGCTTTTTAGAAGCTCTGACCAGAAACAGCAAAGATTTGATAATTCTTTACATATTATGACTAATCCTTGACATATTATATGTCATTACAGAAAACTGGAACAGCTAGCAGAAGAGGTTGACTCGCTGAAGGAGAGTCTTGACAAGCATTTAATGCGCCAACAAAAGCGAATGGTCGAAGCTAAAGAAAGGGCAGAGTTACTGGAAAGAGCAGTAAGAATTCCTTGATTTGGAATATAAAAAAGAAGTTTTAATATCAGTTATTTTTTTCCACCTGCATAGTTGTTGGTCCTCTATGAAATAAGGATAATTTGGCTTGCTGTTTTAATGGAATATTAGAGGTTATATGTATGATTGATTGCAATGAATGGATTCAACATGGTTGTTGCAGAATGGGGACTCCTCTCACGTTCTGAGGATATTTGATGAGGAAGCACAAGCAATGCAATCAGCTCGAAACTCCTCCATAATGCTTGAGGAAGCTTATGCCACTGGAGTGGCTATTCTATCGAAGTATGCCGACCAGAGGGACCGCTTGAAGGTAATTACTGATCACCTACTTGTATGAGACATTCTCAAAATCAGAGATCAGCATGAATTTAATCGACTTGAGCTTATCTGAGACCAAATATAATCAATTTGCAAGTTAGGTCCCATGTGGAAAAAATAGGGCCTGTTTGAATGCATTGATATCTTGTTTAATGTGCTTCTTTCATTTCCTTTAGCTGGCATGTCGTAATTGGTTGATGCGGTGTTGTACTAATGTCTACCGCAGTATAATATAACTTACCTTTAAATGATTAATATGATAAATCACATAACAGGTGGTACTTGCTATGTGGAAAAGATGGAAGAATCAAATATTTCATGATAGTTAAGAATGTAACTCGAAAGTGGTgatcacaaaagaaaaacaaaaaatcaccATACTACACCAGATCTCAATTGGATGACATGTTGTGGCATCCAAATAGACCCAAGTGTCGAAATAAGTTTGAACGTCGAGTTCTCCTTGGACTACTAgatgttcttttctttactGATAACTGATTTCTGTGTCTGCAGAGAGCACAAAGGAAAGCGTTGGACATCCTTAATACGGTGGGTCTGTCTAATTCTGTCTTAAAGCTTATTGAGAGGCGTCATCGTGTAGACAAATGGATTGCTTATGCCGGTATGATCATTACGATTGTGGTGGTATATGCATTTTGGAGGTGGACACATTGACTGTAATTATTAGTGTGATATCTGAGAGAACCAGCAAACAATTGTTACTGAGGATGGTACTCGGAATATTCATTTGGACTTTCCATTGGCCGATTGTTGAAGTTGTATCTTCGCAAAACTAGTCTTTATATGTAggtttttatcattttttttttgaaaagggTGACATTGTATATGTTTGTGACCTTTTTCTTTGGGTTTTCTAGTGCAATAGtcttctcctaaaattttattttaaaaatagatctgtttaatttttatttataaatatggttaaaagcggtgaactattcaccacattctttttttttctcacttctcATTATATTTCTATGAtagtaaaagcggtgaatggttcaccacttttattctttttctactccCAATGaggagttatgaatgcggtgaatcattcaccgcatttagagatctatttttataattaatttttaaaaaaaatttatttttataattataaaaatcaataggattatttataaaattttttttttccttttcctttttcccttcCCTAGAGTAGGAATTGGATTGTAGACTTGCAACATGCTATTTGGGACTTACTATTTATTTGCACGGCATGTGCAAGTTGGTTGAAGATGTTGGGAATCACCGTTGTAGCAAAGCAAAAGCGAAACGCAAAAGTCTAGACCTTACACCATTAAGAAAGACAAGCATGTAAGCAGCAGAGCGGGGAAGACAGCAGATTTGTTGTTCCAAATGTTTAATCTTGTTTTTATTTCAGTCAAGTTTCCATCGAATATTGGACATCAATTAGTCTCGCACGGACCTGTAACAattgtaaataataattttttaaaaaagcagtGTCGACAACAATTgttggagaagaaaaaaatagaagttacaTAGGTTGATTCAGTAGATATATACAGGTTGCTTCAGTAGAAAAAAAAGCAGTGTCGACAACAAGTCATAATTCTCATCCGCTTTTATGTTATCTTTTCATACAGGTGATGTATTCGATGATGAAGAGCAAATAATGGGGCAAATCAACACTAACGTAGAAGTTAAATATCCCTAAATTTTGTTAATAACGTGTttgaggtgaaaaaaaaaaattaaaaatgatgaaTAGAATGTTGAACTTgtagaatattatttttgatgTGTGTATTAAGTAAACcttatataaatagtataataataaaatgttgtATTGTTATGTAAGCTTTATTTTACTCAAAAAAGGAAGCAGAATACTATAGGAATGTTGTCAAGATATTGTATTTCGTTTGtcatgtaatattatataaattataactaTTACATGCTGCTTCTAATTCTGACACTTTACATGTACGAAAAAAATTTTGTCCATGAATTGGATCTGTTACTCACCTAGTTGGGGCTTCAGCACGTCTAACGACAAGAAGAAGCAACGTGAAGCTGAAAATAATGTTGTCCCCACTTTTGAAATGGTCGGCCCTTGAACAATCAATTGGACCAGCTAGAAACACTGAACAAGATTGTTCTGGAAGTGGCATTCTAGTGGTATTACTCGCTTGAAGACGAATCCATCAAAATTAAAGACTACATGGAAGAAGCTTTTCTAGCTGAGTTCACTACAGTTGACGATAAAATCAAAATAGCTACCCTAGTCGCTACCAAAAAGGACAAAGGCAAATCAATATCAGACTATTATACAAAGGTAACAAAATTTTAGTCTCAAATGTCAATGTTTTGCCGTAGAACCGTTATTTAATAAGTGAACTACGTGCAGTGAGTGGATTAATTTTGCTTACAATGGAGTGCTGTGTCCGCGCACTATAATAAATAGATTGTAACAATTTATACTACAGGAGGAATCAAACAGCAGAATCCACCATTCAATGGTCACCTGCTTCAACATAGAAATTCGATGAAAAGAGACATTTGCAAACAGAATACAAAAGACACAACATAAAAGCTGGTCCCAAAAGGTAGAACTATAGAAGCTACAGGGCCAAAATTACACTACCCAGTACAGAGGAGCACCCCCAGTTCAATTTGCAGCAGCCATCACAAAATAAGACGCCATAAAGTATAGAGTTTATTCAAACTGGAGTCCTTATAGCAGCATTCAACAAACACCAacaccaaaaagaaaacaaccgACTCAACAGCGCAAGATCGAAACAGAACACAACTAAAGCTTGTAGACTGCTAACATAGCAGGACACTATAACCTAATACACTGCCCAGAGCAAGACATAGAGACATAGTAACAGTAGTAAAAGACTTAATACACTCCCAAGAGCAAGACATAGCAGTAGTATTAATAGGAATAGTAGTAGTAGAAGTTGACAAATATATGCAATCATATCACTCTTCCTCCTCAGACTCTGCCGTCTGTAGCCACTCAACAAAGGGCTTCACATTCTTCAGCACCTGAGAGCTCTTGCCGCCAGCTGTCCCTTCCTCATACCACTGTGCTATGCTTTCTTCCTCCAGAACATCCGCATCATAAAGTGCTTTGAGAACGAGTGCCACCTCCTTCAGGGCTTCTGCGCGGCACTTGCCACAAAATACTTCGATAGCTTGGAGCAAAAGCAGCTGAGATGCCTCATCCTGCACAAAAGCAGCAATGTACTTCCTTTTCTTGCCCACCTCCTTTGCAAATCCTTTGCCAACACCTCCAAAAAGAGCCTCAAAAAGGGCTGTCATTACGTCCCGAGAAGGCTGACCTGCTGTACCCAGAAAACTCTGAAGCTGGTTTGGGGTAGAACCCTTGTTTATATGATCCTTGATCTCCCGAAGCAGTGAATCATAAGCACTGATATTGGCTTTGTCACCATTTTGGGTAGCACAAGATTTTTCTTCATCTTTGATCTTTCCATTAGTGAGCCCCTCTTTCTTTGCCTTCTCTTGCTTTTTGTTATCCTGCTCAGGCTCAGTGGCGGAGAGCATCACCATCTCCGAAGTCACAGCATTAAGCTGTTCTTGAATCCGCTGCTTTGCTGCCTCCAGTGAGGTGTCGGTTTGCCACTggacatcatcatcatcatggtCATCATTATCACCAGCAGCATTATCACCATCTTGACTCTCAACAGGCGAAGCCGAACGATCCTCATCAGAACCACCACCATTAGCTTTCTTCTTCGAAACACCAGCTTTTGCACCAGAGGCTTCCTTGGAAGAAGCACCACCTTTCTTCTTCACATCCTTTTTCAGCTTCTTCTGCTCCTCATCAGCAGCCTCCCCTTCCTTGAGCCGTTCCTTCTCAGCCCTCCTCATTGCCTTCTTATtatcttttcctcccttcttttGCTCAGGTGGGTTCTTAAGAATGAAGGTTGTGAGCTTATCCCTCATATCAACATCAGACACATACCCACAGGCAGCACATTTCAGGGTAATCATCTGAGTCTTAGTGATCACAATTTCAGTCTCAGGGTTGCCACATCCGTAGCACTGCACGTACTTCTTGATGAAGTTCTCGAGAAGGCCAGCCAGCTTGGCAGTGTCATGGGCTCCATTCACTAGGGAAGTGCCATTCTTCTCATCGAACTTCGACTGCGCACCAAGCTCACAGCCAAAGTACTTGGTGGTGTAAGAGGCTGGCCTGGCTAGTGCTTTTGCAATGTCCACCATGTTCACAATGTTGGTCTTGATACCGTTTCCTCGGCCTTCAATCTTCGTTACCATCTTGGGCATCTTGTACCTATAAAAGGCATCATCGCTGTTCGAAGCACCAATATTTTGCAAAGCCATATTTGCTTCCTTCTTAGAGAATGAGAAACTTGACACTATATAGGCAGCAAAAGTTAGCAGTGCTGTTTCATTCGAGGAGGCCACGCAGCTGTGAGATGTTGATTACAGTAGCAACTACCAAACTTTTGCAGGAATGCCAAATGGACTCGTGATGCATGCAGCCAAAGAGACTCTCGTAGGAGAGTCGGAACCTTTTTCTTGATGTAGGAGAATACTCTCCAAGCAATCCAATTGATCCAAAGTAAAGAGAGGCTTGCTCAGACATAAAAGAAACTTCAATGTTCACGGCTTCCACTTTGGCTATGTGCTTGTAACAGAACAGTCTGGAGATGCCAACTTCCTGAATAAGAATTAGAcacattaaattaatattaatcgATATCCACAAGATTGCGTATGCATGAAGAGTGACAAAatgggaaaataaaaattattctgtCTGAGGTATCATTCCACTTAATCATTCTTCAAacctcaaataaaaacaaatgcAAATATGAGAAAAGCCACTAGCCCACTAGCAATTCAATTTAGTCCGGGAAAATGTCGAAGTATTATGAATCTTTATTCCATCATTTCATTACCAGATTAGGTAtttataaatccaataaaacagTTCGACCACATAATAGTAATTATGTTATATGTAGTGGTTAAATGTCTTCTGAAACAAATTAATTCATTGTATAAATAACAAAGGAAAGGGTTATTCtaatgatatataattatgttCTATGTCATTATAAAAAGTGCGGTTTCTAGCTGTTAGGTAGCCACTATTAATGAAAATGCTTAGTTTGCTTCGATAATTGAGATGACGAACTCTAAGCCTTTCAACTTTTCCTAGTAAACTTTGTCTTCTTTAAGCTTTGCACCATCAAAACTGTTTAGCATTTTATGAACATGTTTTTCTTCATTATTGCAGTGAACAAGTGAAGGACAGATTTCTacttcactttttcttttcatccAAGGTCCTTTTGTGTTGATTTACAAATCGATAACTTCATGCGCGTAATTTAAAAGCGTATAAACCTTAGCCAATCAATCAGCCTTCCCTGAGACCCAAGTAGATTAGTATGTAAATATATAACTACTGACATCATAAGACAAATCTACAAACAAGATAATACTTGATGTTATAAGAAGAGAGTCTTCCGACTGCATGAACAATCCACGATAATCAAATTGCAAGTCCAACACAAGAATTCAAAGTGCAGTTCATGCGTTAGACTTAACCATACGCCCGACCTCCAACCCATAAATAATAAGTAGCAATCACATTATCAGGTTTGAACTTAACACAGCCTAAGACACAATTCTAGTGTCGAGCTTAATTAGAGACATGGGCTTGGCACATGCAAAGTTTTACCTTGGAAGAAATTCACATGTAATATCTATTTGGGAAAGGGAAGTGGAAGAGATGATCAACCTAAGAACAATTGAGCACCCATAATATCTCTATAAGAAGACAGGATAAAACCCTAGCTcagaaaaaattgcataaaatcaCATATTAAAATAACACATATCATAACTACAAGATCCGATGAGATCGTTTCCGAATCAAAACACGAGgagaggcaaaaaaaaaagaaaaaaaaaatcaaatcaaatcaaatcaaaaccaGATCGAACAAGATCGGAAGAACTCGTAACGGTGAAAATCGATCAACctatcgatcgatcgatcgctcgctcgctcgctagctacaagaagagaaaaatttGAACGTGTATTCCATTTGggaaagggaagaggaagagatgaTCACCGCGATTGGGTTGCTTCGCCGCAGAGAGCTCCTCAGATTTAACCTTTCCTCTTTCTTCGATGTGGAGGaaacgaagagagagaggggggcggCGGGGTAGTATTTATAGCAAGGAGAAGGGGATCGGAAGGTAACCCTTGTGTCTCATGGTTCAGATTTTAGGGCACCACTTACATTAGTTTGCCCGCAATTTGCCTTTGAATTACCTTTTTGCCCCTCCAAAGGCGGTAGCAGCAGCCGCTGCTcataggggtgtaaacgagccgaacacgccCAGTAAAATATCGactcgaaaaattcagctcgtgttcggttcgttaataaacgagctgaacataagctggctcacgagctgaccAACGACCAATAAGTTAATaaggattagattgaatatgcataaaaatataaatttataaaatcttatctattaaactttgatctaataattgaaactttacatataaataagtttttttataattaaacttttatttatatttttattttactaaaaattaaataataaaattatatcttatatataatatttatttatatataaaaatataaattaaattaattatataaatataaaatatatgtattcgagctgttatcgtgccaaacacgagcgagcttatcccagctcgtattcggctcgtttattaaacgagNcttgtttattaaatgagttgaaaaattcagcttatgttcggctcgtttactaaacgaacgattcgatctcaagctcattttgagtcgaacacgagctggctcacgaacaacgagctagattgccacccctagacacagggggtgtttggcctaaattttaaaaagtgtttttgagttgaaaagtgattttcggctcaatagagcgttCGACATcttcatttttaaaatctaattctgcTTCtaagaatcagaaaactgatttgaAGGCCGCAGAATCAAAAGTGCCGGAAGGTCAAGGAAGTTGGTAACCTGATGACAGGGGAGCCGGCGACTGAAGCCTCGGTGAACGGCGGCCGTAACTATAACGGTCCTAAGGTAGCGAAATTCCTTGTCGGGTAAGTTCCGACCCGCACGAAAAGCATAACGATCTGGGCATTGTCTCGGAGAGAGGCTCGGTGAAATAGACATGTCTGTGAAGATGCGGACTACCTGCACCTGGACAGAAAGACCCTATGAAGCTTTACTGTTCCCTAGGATTGGCTTTGGGCCTTTCCTGCGCAGCTTAGGTGGAAGGCGAAGAAGGCCCCTCCGGAGTCATACTTCCTTCACCTAAACTAGAACTTGATTTAGCGGCTCTTTCCAAAAGGCGTGaatgtaaataaaaaacatCTCCTGGATAAGCTTCACGACCGGGAGGTCTTCTTAATAGAAGAGACATTTGGCGATAAGCTTGTACTTGTTTGGAGAGATCATCATAAGCCCATGCTAAAGTTTCAAACAATTCTTGTCAatatccacaccattaaattaAGAGCTGCttcttaaaatctaattatgATTTTAGAATCAAacgtcaaatttttattttaatttaaattcaatgtttaaatttaaatttaactttaaattttaattttcaaatttatttttaaatttttaaattttaaactttaaattttaaaaaatagatttcaaactttaaatattaaattttaattttaaatatcaaatctaaaattttaaatttcaaatttcaaattttagattaaatttaaattttaacattttagattttaaaatttaaattttaaaatttaaaaattttaaaatttaaattacaagttttaatcttcaaattataaatttcaaatttttaaaatttaaaataaatatttttaaattttaaatttaaatattaaaattttaaatattaaaattttaaattttatattttaaatttaataattatgttatattttaaatttcataattattttaaatttaaattttcaatttttaatttttaaatttcaaattttaaattttaaattttaaatttaaatttatatttttaaatattaaaattttatatttttaatttcataattatNaaattaaatttatatttatatttttaaaattttaaattttaaattttaaattttttaaattaaaatatctaattttaaattttgtataattttaaaattttaaaattttaattttaattcaaatttaaatttagattttaaattattttaaaataaaatttaataaaaatattaatttatacaaacatcaaaaaaattttgccaaatagattttcaaaatcacttcaaaAAAATCGCTTTT
Coding sequences:
- the LOC109722545 gene encoding membrin-11-like, with product MDGEGGSGGGTLSEIYQSARRLLLRARDGLERLERLESSSFSSSSSSPSLGVGADSPELAFAIKRDIAQIRSRCAEMDHLWRSVAAKGQRDLWKRKLEQLAEEVDSLKESLDKHLMRQQKRMVEAKERAELLERANGDSSHVLRIFDEEAQAMQSARNSSIMLEEAYATGVAILSKYADQRDRLKRAQRKALDILNTVGLSNSVLKLIERRHRVDKWIAYAGMIITIVVVYAFWRWTH
- the LOC109722206 gene encoding eukaryotic translation initiation factor 5-like; this translates as MALQNIGASNSDDAFYRYKMPKMVTKIEGRGNGIKTNIVNMVDIAKALARPASYTTKYFGCELGAQSKFDEKNGTSLVNGAHDTAKLAGLLENFIKKYVQCYGCGNPETEIVITKTQMITLKCAACGYVSDVDMRDKLTTFILKNPPEQKKGGKDNKKAMRRAEKERLKEGEAADEEQKKLKKDVKKKGGASSKEASGAKAGVSKKKANGGGSDEDRSASPVESQDGDNAAGDNDDHDDDDVQWQTDTSLEAAKQRIQEQLNAVTSEMVMLSATEPEQDNKKQEKAKKEGLTNGKIKDEEKSCATQNGDKANISAYDSLLREIKDHINKGSTPNQLQSFLGTAGQPSRDVMTALFEALFGGVGKGFAKEVGKKRKYIAAFVQDEASQLLLLQAIEVFCGKCRAEALKEVALVLKALYDADVLEEESIAQWYEEGTAGGKSSQVLKNVKPFVEWLQTAESEEEE